A window of the Motacilla alba alba isolate MOTALB_02 chromosome 26, Motacilla_alba_V1.0_pri, whole genome shotgun sequence genome harbors these coding sequences:
- the EIF2D gene encoding eukaryotic translation initiation factor 2D, with protein MFARAFRVRANSNIKGSDRRKLRSDVAAAFPSLSTEQLAELVPNKEELNVIKIYSHKGEAITVYVNHRNPILFEAEKVLYPTVYTLWVYPDLLPAFATWPPVLQKLAGGADLMLPGVVVPPSGLPQVQRGTLCAVTLLGNRAPVAVGVATMSTEEMLAAGMKGKGFAVLHTHLDHLWEYGDKSSPPTLAPLVTDSAATESAGDGEQLQGKEPGSSCSPEPQQHVDIRDLSLRDRDPCAELLGKEELHENRAAEPAEDASPEDQQEAEDSRSPQEQMDALFNQCFFHALKCRVKKSDLPLLTSTFLGSHMVSCCPAGKQLDIKKSSYKKFSKFLQCMQHQRILQVKELSKGVESIVDVDWKHPDIKAFAVPEGFSSASAAQDSKSEDREQVYHAPEIIPLYGVSTKMIPLFQESGHRKGSILSSSEVRNTIINYVKSNELVDETNKNFVKVNAVLCDCLLDKSEQDEISHLKWDELLSRCLERLQPLHQVTFSGQEPVVRKGNMEPIDISIAQRSSNKKVTIIKNLELYGLDPQCVANALQQKVQASATISPAPGTKDRVQVQIQGNQIHHLAKMLLEEYQLPRKYIQGLEKAPKLGRKK; from the exons ATGTTCGCCAGGGCGTTCCGCGTGAGGGCCAACAGCAACATCAAGGGCTCGGACCG GAGGAAGCTACGAAGTGAtgtggcagcagcttttcccagcctgAGCACTGAACAACTGGCTGAGTTGGTTCCAAACAAGGAAGAGCTCAATGTCATCAAAATATACTCTCACAAAGGGGAGGCCATCACTGTGTACGTGAACCACAGGAACCCAATATTGTTTGAAGCTGAGAAAGTTCTGTACCCAACAG TGTACACTCTGTGGGTCTACCCAGACCTTCTCCCTGCCTTTGCAACATGGCCCCCAGTGCTACAGAAACTTGCAGGAGGTGCAG ACCTGATGCTGCCAGGAGTTGTGGTGCCACCTTCTGGCCTCCCCCAAGTGCAACGGGGCACGCTCTGTGCTGTCACCCTGCTGGGAAACAG aGCTCCCGTGGCAGTTGGAGTTGCCACCATGTCCACGGAGGAGATGCTGGCTGCTGGAATGAAAGGGAagggctttgctgtgctgcacactCACCTGGATCACCTCTG GGAATATGGTGACAAATCTTCTCCTCCTACCTTAGCTCCCTTGGTGACAGACTCTGCTGCAACGGAGAGTGCTGGAGAcggggagcagctgcaggggaaggagcctggcagcagctgctcccctgagccacagcagcacGTGGACATCAGGGATTTGAGCCTGAGGGACAGAGACCCTTGTGCAGaactgctggggaaggaggagctcCACGAGAACAGAGCTGCAGAACCAGCCGAGGATGCCAGCCCTGAGGAccagcaggaggctgaggaCAGCAGGAGCCCACAAG agcagatggATGCACTGTTTAATCAGTGCTTTTTCCATGCCTTAAAATGCAGAGTAAAGAAGTCGGATCTCCCTCTGCTCACCAGCACATTCCTAGGCAGCCACATGGTCTCCTGCTG CCCTGCTGGAAAACAACTGGACATAAAGAAATCAAGCTATAAGAAG TTCTCTAAATTCCTGCAATGCATGCAGCACCAGAGGATCTTACAAGTGAAGGAGCTGAGCAAAGGTGTGGAGAGCATCGTGGACGTGGACTGGAAACACCCAGA CATTAAAGCATTCGCAGTGCCTGAAGGATtttcctcagcctctgctgcccaggacagcaaAAGTGAAGACAGAGAACAAGTGTACCATGCTCCTGAAATCATTCCACTCTATGGGGTCTCCACAAAAATGATCCCACTCTTTCAGGAATCTGGGCACag AAAAGGCAGCATCCTCTCGAGCAGTGAGGTGAGAAACACCATCATCAACTACGTGAAGAGTAATGAGTTGGTtgatgaaacaaacaaaaa ctttgTGAAGGTGAATGCCGTTCTGTGTGACTGCCTGTTGGATAAATCAGAGCAGGATGAGATCTCACACCTTAAATGGGATGAACTCTTGAGCAG GTGCCTGGAACGACTGCAGCCCTTACACCAGGTGACATTCTCTGGACAAGAACCCGTGGTGAGGAAAGGAAACATGGAGCCCATCGACATCAGCATAGCACAGAGATCATCGAACAAGAAG GTGACAATTATCAAGAACCTTGAGCTGTATGGTCTGGACCCACAGTGTGTGGCCAATGCTCTCCAACAGAAGGTCCAAGCCAGTGCCACCATCAGCCCGGCACCAGGAACCAAGGACAGAGTCCAGGTCCAGATCCAAGGCAACCAAATCCATCATCTGGCCAAGATGCTGCTCG AAGAATATCAGCTACCTCGGAAATACATCCAaggcctggagaaggctccaaaGCTTGGCCGCAAGAAGTAG